The genomic window TCCTCCAGAAACTGCACCTACAGTATCATCGCAGCTCTTCTTCAGGGTATCCCACAGGaacatttcttatattttttaaagcgtGTCAGATcccctttacacacacacagatttacaTGTAACAAGGAACGTACGTGTTTTCTCTGAGACCCCACTGAAGAGCATAGTGCAGTGACAGTTGCTGCATTTAGCAGGTACCACACCACCTGGGATTTAAACGTCTTAACTATAAGACGTTTATAAGACTTTAATGCTCCCCCTCCCTGCTTCTTCCGTGTGACCCAGAGTAAAGAGTCCAACAGGCAGGAAGGACTGCAAGGAGGAAAAGAAATACacatttaactacacatttgtttttaaaaaaaaagcatcgcAGTAAAAGCGTTGTCAGAGTATTTAAACATAGTTACCACATCAGTAAGTAGATATTACAGATACAACAGAATCTTGTATCTAAGATGAAATATATTACGCACGGCTATAATAACGCCATGTTTGTGGAATCAaggtaatttatttatatagtgaatTTTACCAATATGCACACAGTTGTTGCGTAGTAtgtgaatgtgtttattttctcattttctttacaTCATTCACCACTGCTCTCATTATACTAAATGGATTGACTGGCCAATCAGGAAGAGATACCTCATAAGTCAGGCTTTAAGGCAAGTAATTAAAGGGTGGATCTCTGCTTGCCAGAGCAGGTGAATTCATTTGATCCTTGAGAGAGCCATATCTAATCAAGCAGGGCCCGGAAGCTTCAGACTCCTCCTTCCCAATCCCCTTCCGCTAGAAAATCGCCTTTCACAACGATTAGTTGTCGTACCCAGATTTTCTTGCAGCTGTTCTCAGACAACCATCAAAATTTCCTTCCTTGAGGATCTTGAGTTTGAGGAGGAAGAAAGTATGGGTGCAGGAGCCAGCGCCGAGGACAAAAAGTCCAAGGAGTTGGAAAAACAACTCCAAGAAGATGCTGATAAGGAGTCTAAAACGGTCAAGCTATTACTGCTTGGTAAGTGACCTCCTGAATAGAGTTATGCTGTGCATCCTAGACTGCAGGAGAGGAGAAGTGCTCAGACCAACAGGGTTTACCTGTTCTCATGGAGGATTCAgtaaaaagtaatttttaacTTTCCATCTTTGGCTGCAAAGGTTTTGGTTTGCAGAGCAGATCCAAAGTGTTAAACAGATGCACagaaaaatatgtttctttTAGTTTCAGACTGACTGGTGTGTGAAAGATAATGAATGTAACGTTACAAAAACACCTTAAAATGGAGAAATTTATTTACCTGCAGTCATCAGGTAAAGATAAATGTCTTGATGAAGTGTTGCATAGGAGCCATTTGATGGtgatactatatatatatatatatatatatatatatacatatatatacatataaactcTTAGTTTGTTAAAAGATGTTAGAGCTGTTTCATTGGCATGAGGTCAGGGGAGGCGAGAGATTAGAGAGATAGGAAAGCAGATTGAACTTTTATACCCACAGGTCTGTGATGAAGGCCATTTTGGAAATTGCAAGTTCCATAACTGAAAAGTAGAGCAAAAGCAAAAGCTTAGACTAATGTTTGCCTATCTTTACCACCTGCTTATGCTTATTATATCATGTTTAAAATACATCAGTCACAAAAAATGGAAGAATTTCACGTTTATCGAAAAGatcttcaaaaagaaaacaggaaatctgtAAATACATATGCATGGAATTTAAAATAACATATTGCATTTAGAAATCTACTGGTGAAAAGAACTAATAATCATCTGacttttacttaaaaatgaCTCTTCACTTCTGATGGAAGGACATTGGTGCTTAAAAGATCACAGCCTTTGGTCTAAATGAATCACAGCCTGGCAGTGATATGTCAATCCTATTAACTAACCAGTTTAGTGCAGATCCACTTGGTGAGATCTTTGTTGACTTGCAGCTCgcacaaaatgtataaaatgtgttctGTTCTGAGAAATCAGCAAAAATAACTCACAAACGTTTATACTTCTACAGGGGGAACCTAAGCTGTTCATTTGTACAAATTAGTCTTGAAagtggtttgtgtttttctgacagcaatttttttaaattgctataTCATTTGCGATTGAAAAGCTAGTCAGCGATTTAATATAGACTTGCAAGTGATTTACAGAGATGTTGCTTCTTCTGCTGCACATGGATCAGATTGTAAGGGCAGGTAAGAAGAGAGCCATCACGTGGTCTCAGGGGGATAttgtgaaaacaggaaaaaaaaagaccacagaGGATCCCAAACTCTGTTTTATTACAGCTCCACAGGCTTGCAGCTGATTTCAGTAGCGAGCAACTTGTCTGCTAAATGGTGAAAGTAACAGCTGAAGCATTTTAGATGTCTTAATGAACTTTTTTCAGTCCGTAAGTAATAAAACTGGCTGACAACAAATTTTGTGATGATTCTGCCATCAAGggagtaaacaaaaaaatacacaagcaAAAAcgtaacataaaaaacaaaaacaaaaaaacctcagtAACAACAAAATATAGGCCTTGAGTGTAAATTTTTCCAAACAGTTTTGCATATTAGAAATGGCTGTGATTTCACTGTTGATATTCTATATTTTCGTggatttgtattttctttaaaaaaaccaacTTCCCTCCTTTAGAGCCGCATgtgtaaaggttttaaatgctCAGCACTAAGTCTGTCCATGGCTTAAGTGATGTGGCTCAAGTGGGAGCAAGACGGTCAGCTTTGGGTGTCCTGTGACGCATAAACTCCTTCTGGCCTAACTTAGCTTACAGTGTTGGAGGGAGCCTGATCTGCAGGGAGGCTTTTCTGCAGTCAATTTTACATAAATGCACGCCACTCattatgtatgcatgcatgtacTTACTGCAACTTGCTGTCATTTTAGctggtttcagtgtttttatgtcAGACGTCCAACATTTGGTGATGTCTGCCGACAAAAGCTCAGTGCTAATCATTAGTGGGTgagatttaaaataataataataataataataataataataataataataataataataataataataataataataataataataataataaataagggagttttttttatagtttagcAGGGGGAAAAACTCCTATGAGAGCTGTGGCGTTGCTGCTTCTGTTATCTAAGCTTTGGCTAGTTCGGTGTCctgtgttaaaacaaaaaagctttgCAAGAAACTGAGAGTCAGAACACATCAGAGATGTATCAATGCACATTAAAATCCATCTTCTCCACTTTGCATTTCTCATCCTACTTCTATTGTATTTTCTTCACTTATATATCAGCGCACCTGGCATTCTTATgcaatatatttacatttagtgtttttatctgCCCACTGTCTTGTGTTTGCAAAGTAAAATATCTTCATAGTATGAAATTTAGGATCTTAACCTTTGTTCTCTTTTCCACAGGTGCTGGTGAGTCGGGGAAGAGCACCATCGTTAAACAAATGAAGTAAGCGTTAAAATAAGTGCTGATGGTAGCTTTGAGTCATTCACTGTCACAGGTAGACAATGGGAATTTGGAGTTTTTCGGGAGTTTTTATTAATCCCATCAGTCATGAATTCGACCATTTGGCTAAAGCTCTTCAATCTCTGTCTGTTTCATTTGCAGTGAAGCCCTTTACGAAAGCTTAACAAGGCAAACATCCGCTTACTAATTCGTCAGCACTTCTTTTGTGCACTTGGTTAAACTTTGGCAGTGAAACCAAAGGGAGATCACTAAGACACCACAAGGTGGCACCCTCTCCCTCTCGGCTGTTTTCTTTCTGCCCATCAGCTCAGTTAAAGTAGTTATTGTTGAGAAAGTTTTTTCCTGAGTTAAAACACTTCTGCCCCCACTCTTCTACTCGCTCGCAGGATTTTGCATCAAGGTGGTTACACAAAAGAGGAACAACTGGAGTTCAGAGCGATCATCTATGGCAACATCCTGCAATCTGCTCTGGCTATCATCAGAGGCATGGAGATGCTTGGCATTGATTTTGGCGCATCATCTGGACAGGTCTCAAGTTACACTTAAGAGATAAAAACCAGACATGATAAACttgttgagttcattctcccTGACATTAAATGTTGCACTATAAATATTCCAAGCACTTTGTCCATGCTGATGGAGTTTTATTCTGTGTGCACAAAACCACAGGTGGATTCACAGAAGCTGCAAAACTTGTCAGACTCTATAGAGGAAGGCACAATGCCTCCTGAGCTGGCTGATGTTATCATGAAGTTGTGGAAAGACTCTGGAGTGCAGGCCGCCTTTGACAGAGCTGCTGAGTACCAGCTCAATGACTCTGCTGGCTAGTGAGTCGATGTCATATGTGTAAATCTAAAGAGTCAGCTCATGCAGACTTTATAAATACAGATGATTTCATATACCAAGACTGACTGCTGTACTGTTTGTTCTGGAATCATCAGCTACCTCAATGAAATGGACAGAATCTGCAAGGCAGACTACATGCCCACTGAGCAGGATGTGCTGCGATCTCGAGTCAAAACAACTGGTATCATTGAAGAGCAGTTCTCCTGCAAAGAGCTGCACTTCAGGTGAGTCACTGGGAAACTGGCTAAAGCTTACATGTCTGCGGTTCACAGGTACTTAGTGAGTGTGTTCTGACTTTCTGTGGTGAACAGGATGTTTGATGTGGGTGGCCAgaggtcagagagaaagaagtgGATCCATTGTTTCGAAGGTGTGACTTGCATCATCTTTTGCGGAGCTCTCAGTGCGTACGACATGGTGCTCGTAGAGGACGATGAAGTGGTGAGTCAAGGAGTCTTAGTCCTAAGTCCTAAGTGACCACAAAGAAACTTGTCAGTGAGTAACTCTGCGTTCACTCTAACTTTTATAGAACCGTATGCACGAGTCCCTCCATCTGTTCAACAGTATCTGCAACCACAGATTCTTTGCACTGACCTCCATCGTGCTTTTCCTCAACAAGAAGGATCTCTTTGAAGAGAAGATCAAGAAAGTCCACTTGAGCATCTGCTTCCCAGACTACGACGGTAAGATCGCGTGCTTTGGATTTCAGTTATACCTGTGGCATGTGGCAGGCTTGAAGAAGGAGAATTTAGCAGTAGGCCACATCTGTCAGGCAAACAGTGAGATGGAAACCAGACTGGTACATGGCACCAGAACACAAATAGCAATAAAGAAGGAAAATTAACTTATAACGTAAGCCGCGATGCAAATACGTCACCTGTCACGTCATATAACACAAGTAATTATTCTGAACCTTCTCCCCTGATCAATTGCTTTCTTTTAGGCCCCAACACATACGACGATGCCAGCAACTACATCAAGTCGCAGTTCCTGGAGCTGAACATGAAGAAGGGCGTGAAAGAAATCTACTCTCACTTGACTTGTGCCACAGACACAAAAAACGTGGAAATTGTGTTCAACGCTGTGACAGACATCATCATCAAAGAAAACCTTAAGGATTGCGGTCTCTTCTAAGCAGCTGCAGAGTGGAAAGAAGGTACGTAGCGAGCACGCCACATTGCTCCCAGAGCCTGTGTCAGTGAAGACTAATAGAGTCAAGATCAGATCCCAGCTTTATCAACTTAACCTCATCATGTCTGGCCATCCTACATTGCCAAGCAACGGCATGAGAAATAATCAGTTTGGACCAATTGAGGCTGTTGAGGATGAGGAAGATAATCAGAAGCAAAAAGCAGTTCCTCAGTGGCTTGATATGATCAGTTTCACATTCCAGAAAAGACTGACAGTAAAATATTTCATGTATGATTTATGAGAATTAGTTCATGTTTATCACTTTCTCCACTTTGCAGAAATTCCTCTCCTACCTTAACCCCTCATATATTGGCATTAACTAAGGAGCGCTAAAGATGGAGCACAAGGGATCCTCAGATTGTTGTGTTTACACCATCGCTTCCATGCCAAGACACGACCCTTGACTGATCCTAGCACCTCATCATCTCCAACAGTTACACACCCCTGCAACACAGTGCATGTCCAGCTGGGTTGAAGCAAGTATCAAGCACCCATATCAACATCGTGGACACACAGCTTTCTACAAGACTCTTTCATTTTTCTAAACTACGCTATTTTTCTCACACCAAAAGCTGAAAGTTTGAAGGTAAGAACAGGAAATAGTTGCTGATTCCATCCTTTGACTTCTGTGTCATGAGTTTTATTTACTATTAAAGCCAAGCTctgtaaaataaactaaataaaataaaacaataactctgggatttataaatattttgaaTAGCAACatctcaattttattttattttattttgagtaCAGTAGTCTCTGTGGTCTTGATAATTAAACTGTGTAAGTTGCTGAGCAAATATCCCATTCCCAGTGCAAAATAATGTACATGTAACTACATAGTGTTGATGTATTCATTTCGcttaacattttaatgtgatgaaTAATTTTCAGGACATCAAACATGGTAGAGAAACTTTGTACATAAGAGTAGATAATGCATTATATTTTGAAAGATAATCTATGACAGAGGGAAACACTAGAGGGACGATGCTTCATTATAAAAAGGGATTGAAAAATCTACAGAGTTTGTCCTTTCTTATGAAATGTAGAGGCATGAAATAAAGACGCATTAACTTCACCTTTGTGTCCGTGTCTTCGTTGCAGAACCACACTGTCACTACAGTATATTGAATTAGCGAAACAGGCATGCTGACACTGACAGACCAGCTCGGGCTGTTACTTGTAGGGACAATGCTGCTGTTATATAATTTCCCTAATCCAGTCAAAGGGGAAATGGCAGCGTAGGGAAGTTCATTAACAATAACCCTATTGAGAGagcaaaacaaattaaagcGGTAATTAATCTGCTGGGTGAGATTCGCTCTAAGATTGTGCAGGGACGGATACACGAGGCATGACAGCAAGCAAGGGCAAAACACAGTGTAAACAATATCTGGAGCTTAAAAGAGGAGCTATGGTTTGACTTGAGTGAGCGGGATTGCTTCCTTTTTGTCTCTCATGATATATTAGCATTTCCAAATCAATGGAGAGTATGATTCTGTTCAAACAGCCGGAGAATGCCAACAGATTGTTACagataaatatcacattattaTCCTCCCTATGAAATTAAAAGGTTTTGtcaaaagttctttttttttaacagagcaaGGGATTTTCAACATAGCATTTctaaacatgaaagcatgaattAGGTCTATTTTCACACAATAACAcaattattttagaaaaaaaaataccaggTTCAATATTATTAGCCTGTAAAATCAAGTTAAAACTGAAGATTATTGTCCAGTTTATACACAGTATAAAAACTTCAGCAAGAGTTTTTGCTGTCACTTGGAAAACatcatggaaaaacaaaagaaatcagctTAGAC from Astatotilapia calliptera chromosome 20, fAstCal1.2, whole genome shotgun sequence includes these protein-coding regions:
- the gnat2 gene encoding guanine nucleotide-binding protein G(t) subunit alpha-2, with amino-acid sequence MGAGASAEDKKSKELEKQLQEDADKESKTVKLLLLGAGESGKSTIVKQMKILHQGGYTKEEQLEFRAIIYGNILQSALAIIRGMEMLGIDFGASSGQVDSQKLQNLSDSIEEGTMPPELADVIMKLWKDSGVQAAFDRAAEYQLNDSAGYYLNEMDRICKADYMPTEQDVLRSRVKTTGIIEEQFSCKELHFRMFDVGGQRSERKKWIHCFEGVTCIIFCGALSAYDMVLVEDDEVNRMHESLHLFNSICNHRFFALTSIVLFLNKKDLFEEKIKKVHLSICFPDYDGPNTYDDASNYIKSQFLELNMKKGVKEIYSHLTCATDTKNVEIVFNAVTDIIIKENLKDCGLF